A portion of the Streptococcus urinalis 2285-97 genome contains these proteins:
- the rpsA gene encoding 30S ribosomal protein S1, whose protein sequence is MNEFEDLLNSVSEVNPGDVVTAEVLTVDNGQANVVIEGTGVEGVLTLRELTNDREADINDFVKAGDTVEVLVLRQVVGKDTDTVTFLVSKKRLEARKAWDKLVGREGEVVTVKGTRAVKGGLSVEFEGLRGFIPASMIDTRFVRNTEKFVGQEFDAKIKEVDPAENRFILSRREVVEAAAAEARKEVFSKLSEGEIVTGKVARLTSFGAFIDLGGVDGLVHVTELSHERNVSPKSVVSVGEEVEVKVLSIDEEAGRVSLSLKATTPGPWDGVKQKLAQGDVVDGKVKRLTDFGAFVEVLPGIDGLVHISQISHKRVENPKDVLSVGQEVQVKVLDVNAADERVSLSIKALEERPAQAEGEKDEKRQSRPRRQKRDSKRDYELPETQTGFSMADLFGDIEL, encoded by the coding sequence ATGAATGAATTTGAAGATTTGCTAAACAGTGTTAGCGAAGTGAACCCTGGTGATGTTGTCACTGCGGAAGTTTTAACTGTTGATAACGGTCAAGCAAACGTTGTTATTGAAGGTACAGGTGTTGAAGGTGTTCTAACACTTCGTGAACTAACTAACGATCGTGAAGCTGATATTAATGACTTTGTTAAAGCTGGTGATACTGTTGAAGTACTTGTTCTTCGTCAAGTTGTAGGTAAAGATACTGATACAGTAACTTTCCTAGTATCTAAAAAACGCTTGGAAGCTCGCAAAGCATGGGACAAATTAGTTGGTCGTGAAGGTGAAGTTGTAACTGTTAAAGGTACTCGCGCCGTTAAAGGTGGACTTTCAGTAGAATTTGAAGGATTACGTGGATTTATTCCCGCATCTATGATTGATACTCGCTTTGTACGTAATACTGAAAAATTTGTTGGTCAAGAATTTGACGCAAAAATCAAAGAAGTTGACCCAGCAGAAAATCGTTTCATCCTTTCACGTCGTGAAGTTGTTGAAGCAGCAGCAGCTGAAGCACGTAAAGAAGTTTTCTCAAAACTTTCTGAAGGTGAAATTGTAACTGGTAAAGTTGCACGCTTAACTAGTTTTGGTGCCTTTATTGATTTAGGTGGTGTGGACGGGCTTGTTCATGTTACTGAACTTTCACATGAACGTAATGTTTCACCAAAATCTGTTGTTTCAGTTGGTGAAGAAGTTGAAGTTAAAGTACTTTCAATTGATGAAGAAGCAGGACGTGTTTCACTATCACTTAAAGCAACAACACCTGGACCATGGGATGGTGTTAAACAAAAACTTGCTCAAGGTGATGTTGTTGATGGTAAAGTAAAACGTTTAACTGATTTTGGTGCATTTGTTGAAGTCTTACCTGGTATTGATGGTTTGGTTCACATCTCACAAATTTCTCATAAACGTGTTGAAAATCCAAAAGATGTTCTTTCAGTAGGTCAAGAAGTTCAAGTTAAAGTTCTTGATGTTAATGCTGCTGACGAACGTGTTTCTCTTTCAATTAAAGCTTTGGAAGAACGTCCAGCACAAGCTGAAGGCGAAAAAGATGAAAAACGTCAATCACGTCCACGT
- a CDS encoding DUF2969 domain-containing protein, which produces MSKKDKKIEIQLSDAQVKVNQNNVEGYALINGKKIIGEIVELDNKFAVIKDTEVDSFHKTLEQAVETIIENYNLNN; this is translated from the coding sequence ATGTCAAAAAAAGATAAAAAAATTGAAATCCAATTATCTGATGCCCAAGTAAAAGTCAATCAAAATAATGTTGAAGGCTATGCTTTGATAAATGGAAAAAAAATTATTGGAGAGATAGTTGAATTAGACAATAAATTTGCTGTTATTAAAGATACAGAGGTTGACTCTTTTCATAAAACATTGGAACAAGCAGTTGAAACAATTATTGAAAACTACAATTTGAATAACTAA